From Curtobacterium sp. SGAir0471, the proteins below share one genomic window:
- a CDS encoding alpha/beta hydrolase family protein produces the protein MDAQGAGRWRTAAGSWLRASNYARTAEFFLHIDPADPRITSTSRRAVDAFRAFARMHPGHDDLAGAVPLTDRNPVFPAMRMSEVTIPFGDAHLPGWWMTPGDDHDAVRPTLLALGGFDSIAEEMYFTVGKTAVEQGWNVLLFDGPGQGRVIREQGVHFRPDYEAPVSAVVDAVLGFPVVDADRIALIGMSQGGYFAARAAAFEPRLAALVVWDGIYDVSSANAALATPEILEHIAAGRDDRADELIRSAARDLPSLAWVVAKGTWTYGVDSPAEYFRRNEQYTLADGVAERIACPTLVIDAEADHSFRGQPQVFADHLLAPHTLLRMSEADGAGEHCNAGSVNRFQEALFDWLDATV, from the coding sequence GTGGACGCCCAAGGCGCAGGTCGGTGGCGGACGGCGGCCGGATCATGGCTGCGCGCGTCCAACTACGCGCGGACAGCGGAGTTCTTCCTCCACATCGATCCGGCAGACCCGCGCATCACCTCGACCTCGCGGCGCGCGGTCGACGCGTTCCGCGCCTTCGCACGGATGCACCCCGGACACGACGACCTCGCGGGCGCGGTTCCCTTGACGGACCGCAACCCGGTGTTCCCCGCGATGCGGATGAGCGAGGTCACGATCCCCTTCGGTGACGCGCACCTGCCGGGCTGGTGGATGACACCGGGCGACGACCACGACGCCGTCCGACCGACACTCCTCGCGCTCGGGGGCTTCGACTCGATCGCTGAGGAGATGTACTTCACCGTCGGCAAGACCGCGGTCGAGCAGGGCTGGAACGTGCTCCTGTTCGACGGACCGGGTCAGGGGCGTGTGATCCGGGAACAGGGCGTGCACTTCCGGCCGGACTACGAGGCGCCCGTGTCCGCGGTCGTCGACGCGGTCCTCGGGTTCCCTGTCGTGGACGCTGACCGGATCGCGCTGATCGGCATGAGCCAGGGTGGGTACTTCGCGGCCCGGGCAGCAGCGTTCGAGCCGCGGCTCGCGGCGCTCGTCGTCTGGGACGGCATCTACGACGTGTCATCGGCGAACGCGGCGCTCGCGACGCCTGAGATCCTCGAGCACATCGCCGCCGGCCGGGACGACCGTGCGGATGAACTGATCCGTTCCGCCGCTCGGGACCTGCCGTCGTTGGCCTGGGTCGTCGCGAAAGGCACCTGGACCTACGGCGTCGATTCGCCGGCGGAGTACTTCCGGCGCAACGAGCAGTACACGCTCGCGGACGGGGTCGCGGAGCGCATCGCCTGCCCGACGCTCGTCATCGACGCCGAGGCCGACCACTCCTTCCGGGGGCAGCCGCAGGTGTTCGCCGACCACCTGCTCGCACCGCATACCCTGCTGCGGATGTCGGAGGCGGACGGCGCGGGCGAACACTGCAACGCGGGCAGTGTCAACCGGTTCCAGGAAGCACTCTTCGATTGGCTTGACGCAACCGTATGA
- a CDS encoding RraA family protein encodes MTSTIRTSPEITRAPAELVERFREYPVANLGDAMDRIGIVDAGITPMWDGAAAVGSALPVQTVAGDNLALIEVLDLIQPGDFIAVNAGGYVDRAVMGDNLAQRFQAFGAVGAVVDGAARDRDIIRSFAFPVWSRGISPAGPFKHGPGAIGAPIALGGVVVNAGDIIAADADGVIVVPLARAEEVLAGAAEIARIEAEKDEEAARFREAAEARRV; translated from the coding sequence ATGACCAGCACCATCCGGACCAGCCCGGAGATCACGCGAGCACCCGCCGAGCTCGTCGAGCGGTTCCGGGAGTACCCCGTCGCCAACCTCGGTGACGCGATGGACCGCATCGGCATCGTCGACGCCGGCATCACCCCGATGTGGGACGGCGCCGCCGCCGTCGGCAGCGCACTCCCCGTGCAGACCGTCGCCGGGGACAACCTCGCGCTCATCGAGGTCCTCGACCTCATCCAGCCCGGGGACTTCATCGCCGTGAACGCCGGCGGGTACGTCGACCGCGCGGTCATGGGCGACAACCTCGCGCAGCGCTTCCAGGCGTTCGGCGCCGTCGGCGCGGTGGTCGACGGCGCCGCGCGCGACCGCGACATCATCCGCAGCTTCGCGTTCCCCGTCTGGAGCCGTGGGATCTCCCCCGCCGGCCCCTTCAAGCACGGACCCGGCGCGATCGGTGCGCCGATCGCCCTCGGCGGGGTCGTGGTGAACGCCGGCGACATCATCGCCGCCGATGCCGACGGTGTGATCGTCGTCCCGCTCGCACGCGCCGAGGAAGTGCTCGCCGGTGCCGCGGAGATCGCCCGCATCGAGGCCGAGAAGGACGAGGAGGCCGCGCGCTTCCGCGAGGCGGCCGAGGCGCGCCGGGTCTGA
- a CDS encoding biotin-dependent carboxyltransferase family protein, with product MTHEVRLDVVDAGWSTTFQDQGRRGSERLGVPTGGSADQHAAAVANVLVGNDRDATLLEVLGEFSLVPSNDLLVAATGAVGRVLVGEHAADTWSPVVVPAGTELRLLPGPEGARSYLAIAGALRADRFLGSAAPDLRMGFAQRVVHGDQLTVDTDFAGFRQPHFDHALFRLPVPVRRPAAGTWTVDLVPGPDSGIPGIGELVAASEYTVTPQSDHVGVRLDGPVLHPADGAEIVSHGVPIGAVEVPHGDELIILGRYRTVTAGYPIIAFATTASQSLLGQVTPGRTLRFRWTDRGRARQVLWQEETAVRTLEDAVADVFRAVGLPRHRRDA from the coding sequence ATGACGCACGAAGTACGCCTGGACGTCGTGGACGCCGGTTGGTCGACCACGTTCCAGGACCAGGGCCGACGCGGATCCGAACGACTCGGGGTCCCCACCGGGGGCAGCGCAGACCAGCACGCGGCAGCCGTCGCGAACGTCCTCGTGGGGAACGACCGGGACGCGACGCTCCTCGAGGTCCTGGGGGAGTTCTCCCTCGTGCCCTCGAACGACCTTCTCGTGGCCGCGACGGGTGCGGTGGGTCGTGTGCTCGTCGGCGAGCACGCGGCGGACACGTGGTCCCCGGTGGTGGTGCCCGCCGGCACCGAGCTCCGACTGCTGCCCGGACCGGAGGGCGCGCGCAGCTACCTCGCGATCGCCGGGGCCCTGCGCGCGGACCGGTTCCTCGGCAGTGCTGCGCCCGACCTCCGGATGGGGTTCGCGCAGCGGGTCGTCCACGGCGACCAGCTCACGGTGGACACCGACTTCGCCGGCTTCCGACAGCCGCACTTCGACCACGCCCTGTTCCGCCTGCCGGTCCCGGTCCGCAGGCCGGCTGCCGGGACCTGGACGGTCGACCTGGTGCCCGGCCCGGACAGCGGGATCCCCGGGATCGGGGAACTGGTCGCGGCGTCCGAGTACACCGTGACGCCGCAGTCGGACCACGTCGGTGTGCGACTGGACGGCCCGGTCCTGCACCCGGCGGACGGCGCGGAGATCGTCTCCCACGGCGTGCCGATCGGTGCGGTCGAGGTGCCCCACGGTGACGAGCTGATCATCCTGGGCCGCTACCGGACGGTGACGGCGGGCTACCCGATCATCGCGTTCGCCACCACCGCGAGCCAGTCGCTGCTCGGTCAGGTGACCCCCGGTCGGACGCTCCGGTTCCGCTGGACGGACCGCGGGCGGGCCCGGCAGGTGCTGTGGCAGGAGGAGACCGCCGTCCGCACGCTCGAGGACGCAGTCGCGGACGTCTTCCGTGCCGTCGGGTTGCCGCGACACCGCCGCGACGCTTGA
- a CDS encoding MFS transporter yields MVAPEGEACPASIVDVQGEVEAPRVPGNGQGALLACLGAGFATLLDQSVVNYAVPSLAAELHASAGAVQWLLAVYSLTFGIGLVPGGRLGDAYGRRELFVVGLGMFFVGALSTVLATSVGWAVAGRCVQGFGAGIISAQVLGVIQDLFRDQRRVRALAAYGAAASASALVGPLFAAVVLGLAAQEVAWRLVLAVSLPFVLVTGVIALRTLPRRGPVVVRRPSLDVTGITLVAVLVVLVTVPVVDPSLGAVPIAVVAIASVAIIGALVWWERRARSPIFAPGLIRSGGFMRGNVMAALWFGASVAQSSVLTVFLLDAVQLAPLEVALVLVPAAAARMIGSWASARAHARFGLVLLRLCLAVQTLGRAGLAAAVLTVPDARVVAVVLVVELAVALASGMFEPAMRHSTLEYAQRGSFGLAASFLQLTQRLAATFCVALVTGFAFVGGTGVELSLSGSALALVVCGGLVAGAFVVTFLPPSSRRTQMRRHDRVE; encoded by the coding sequence GTGGTCGCTCCTGAGGGCGAGGCGTGCCCTGCGTCGATCGTCGACGTCCAGGGCGAGGTGGAAGCGCCGCGCGTCCCTGGGAACGGGCAGGGCGCGCTCCTCGCGTGCCTGGGGGCCGGGTTCGCGACGCTGCTGGACCAGTCTGTGGTCAACTACGCGGTTCCGTCACTCGCTGCCGAGCTCCACGCGTCTGCCGGAGCGGTGCAGTGGCTCCTGGCGGTCTACTCCCTGACCTTCGGCATCGGGTTGGTCCCGGGCGGACGGCTGGGTGATGCGTACGGCAGACGCGAACTGTTCGTCGTCGGGCTCGGCATGTTCTTCGTCGGCGCACTGTCGACCGTGCTTGCGACGAGCGTCGGTTGGGCGGTCGCTGGACGGTGCGTGCAGGGGTTCGGGGCGGGCATCATCTCCGCACAGGTCCTCGGAGTCATCCAAGATCTGTTCCGAGATCAGCGCCGGGTCCGGGCACTCGCTGCGTACGGCGCAGCTGCCTCGGCTTCAGCGCTCGTCGGACCACTGTTCGCTGCCGTCGTCCTCGGCCTCGCCGCCCAGGAGGTCGCGTGGCGGTTGGTACTCGCCGTGAGCCTGCCGTTCGTCCTCGTCACCGGAGTGATCGCACTCCGCACGCTCCCTCGACGCGGACCCGTCGTCGTCCGTCGCCCGAGTCTGGACGTCACGGGGATCACGCTCGTCGCCGTCCTGGTCGTGCTCGTCACGGTCCCGGTGGTCGATCCGAGCCTGGGAGCCGTGCCGATCGCAGTGGTGGCGATCGCCTCCGTGGCGATCATCGGTGCGTTGGTCTGGTGGGAACGCCGCGCGCGCAGCCCCATCTTCGCTCCCGGCCTGATCCGGTCCGGTGGGTTCATGCGGGGCAATGTCATGGCTGCGTTGTGGTTCGGAGCGAGCGTGGCCCAGTCATCGGTGCTGACGGTCTTCCTCCTCGACGCCGTCCAGCTCGCGCCGCTGGAGGTCGCCCTCGTGCTCGTCCCGGCAGCAGCCGCGCGCATGATCGGTTCCTGGGCCAGCGCCCGAGCACACGCACGGTTCGGACTCGTCCTGCTCCGGCTGTGCCTCGCCGTGCAGACTCTCGGCCGGGCAGGCCTCGCTGCTGCAGTGTTGACCGTTCCCGACGCACGCGTGGTGGCGGTTGTGCTGGTCGTCGAGCTCGCGGTGGCGCTGGCGAGCGGGATGTTCGAGCCAGCCATGCGGCATTCGACGTTGGAGTACGCACAACGGGGGAGCTTCGGGCTCGCCGCGTCCTTCCTGCAGCTGACGCAACGGCTTGCGGCTACGTTCTGCGTCGCCCTCGTGACCGGGTTCGCGTTCGTCGGGGGTACAGGCGTCGAGCTCAGTCTGAGCGGATCGGCCCTCGCACTCGTCGTCTGCGGGGGCCTGGTGGCCGGTGCGTTCGTCGTCACGTTCCTTCCCCCGAGCAGCCGCCGCACGCAGATGCGCCGTCACGACCGCGTCGAGTAG
- a CDS encoding LamB/YcsF family protein, producing the protein MATASVAVVADLGESFGNYTIGDDEALLGLVTASNIACGFHAGDPRVIDATVAECVRRGIELGAHPGYPDLVGFGRRLIEASEEEIRTDVLYQIGALDAFARVHGGKISHVAPHGRMGSIAQTDAKHARAITDAVAAYDPSYIVICQNGLLAEESRKRDLQVGYVFLADRGYGADGMPVPRSHPGGLLHDPEEIGRRVVQVVTEGTVVTVDGETVPLGHDADVVLLHGDHPQVLENGTALRRALEAAGIRATGLQEVLAEKRAAVAAK; encoded by the coding sequence ATGGCCACCGCATCCGTCGCCGTCGTCGCAGACCTCGGTGAGAGCTTCGGCAACTACACCATCGGCGACGACGAGGCCCTGCTCGGGCTCGTCACCGCGTCGAACATCGCCTGCGGCTTCCACGCCGGTGACCCCCGCGTGATCGACGCGACGGTCGCGGAGTGCGTGCGACGCGGCATCGAGCTCGGCGCGCACCCGGGCTACCCCGACCTGGTCGGCTTCGGTCGTCGCCTGATCGAGGCGTCCGAGGAGGAGATCCGCACCGACGTGCTCTACCAGATCGGTGCGCTCGACGCCTTCGCCCGGGTGCACGGCGGGAAGATCAGCCACGTCGCGCCGCACGGACGGATGGGCAGCATCGCGCAGACGGACGCGAAGCACGCTCGTGCGATCACCGACGCGGTCGCCGCCTACGACCCGAGCTACATCGTCATCTGCCAGAACGGTCTCCTCGCCGAGGAGTCCCGGAAGCGTGACCTGCAGGTCGGGTACGTGTTCCTCGCGGACCGCGGGTACGGCGCGGACGGCATGCCGGTCCCGCGGTCGCACCCGGGCGGGCTCCTGCACGACCCCGAGGAGATCGGCCGACGCGTCGTCCAGGTCGTGACCGAGGGGACCGTCGTGACGGTCGACGGCGAGACGGTGCCGCTCGGACACGACGCGGACGTGGTGCTGCTGCACGGCGACCACCCGCAGGTGCTCGAGAACGGCACCGCGCTGCGTCGGGCGCTCGAGGCCGCCGGCATCCGCGCCACGGGCCTGCAGGAGGTCCTCGCCGAGAAGCGCGCGGCGGTCGCCGCGAAGTGA
- a CDS encoding Glu/Leu/Phe/Val family dehydrogenase: MTITAPHTDTHGATSTPLVDALEQLRDAAAALDIDEGSVQLLSQARREISVGVPLRRDDGTVEVFRGYRVQHNFTRGPAKGGVRFAPSVDLDEVRALAMWMTWKCALVDLPYGGAKGGVAIDPRRYSDAEIERVTRRYTSEILPVIGPDRDIPAPDVGTDERTMAWMMDTFSVSSGFTVQSVVTGKPVALGGSLGRATSTSRGVALVALAALERRGIAPRNASAAVQGFGKVGRHAARFLAEAGVRVAAVSDQYGAVLAPDGLDVEALAAHVDATGSVVGFAAADALDADELLRLEVTLLVPAAVEGVIHEGNVGGVRARIIVEGANGPVTTAADAHLAARDVLVVPDILANAGGVIVSYFEWVQAKQTYRWSLDTVESRLRERMLGAWDAVSAEQTTAGGTLREAAMRIAVARVLDAHRNRGLYP, translated from the coding sequence ATGACGATCACCGCCCCGCACACCGACACGCACGGCGCCACGAGCACCCCCCTCGTGGACGCTCTCGAGCAGCTCCGTGACGCCGCCGCCGCGCTCGACATCGACGAGGGATCCGTCCAGCTGCTGTCCCAGGCCCGGCGCGAGATCTCCGTCGGCGTGCCCCTCCGACGCGACGACGGGACGGTCGAGGTCTTCCGCGGCTACCGCGTCCAGCACAACTTCACGCGGGGTCCCGCCAAGGGCGGCGTCCGGTTCGCCCCCTCGGTCGACCTCGACGAGGTCCGCGCGCTGGCGATGTGGATGACCTGGAAGTGCGCCCTGGTCGACCTGCCCTACGGCGGCGCGAAGGGCGGCGTCGCGATCGACCCGCGCCGATACTCCGATGCCGAGATCGAACGCGTGACGCGGCGGTACACGAGCGAGATCCTTCCCGTCATCGGGCCGGACCGGGACATCCCCGCGCCTGACGTCGGCACGGACGAGCGCACGATGGCCTGGATGATGGACACGTTCTCCGTCAGCAGCGGCTTCACCGTCCAGAGCGTCGTCACCGGCAAGCCCGTGGCGCTCGGGGGATCCCTCGGCCGCGCGACCTCGACCAGCCGCGGTGTCGCGCTCGTCGCCCTGGCCGCGCTCGAACGGCGGGGCATCGCTCCGCGGAACGCGAGCGCCGCGGTGCAGGGCTTCGGCAAGGTCGGCCGGCACGCTGCCCGGTTCCTCGCCGAGGCCGGCGTGCGCGTGGCGGCCGTGAGCGACCAGTACGGGGCGGTCCTTGCTCCCGACGGGCTCGACGTCGAGGCACTCGCCGCGCACGTGGACGCGACCGGGAGCGTCGTCGGGTTCGCCGCAGCGGACGCGCTCGACGCCGACGAACTCCTCCGACTCGAGGTGACCCTGCTCGTCCCCGCCGCCGTCGAGGGCGTCATCCACGAGGGGAACGTCGGCGGTGTCCGCGCTCGGATCATCGTCGAGGGTGCGAACGGACCGGTCACCACCGCCGCTGACGCCCACCTCGCCGCTCGCGACGTGCTCGTCGTCCCGGACATCCTCGCGAACGCGGGCGGCGTCATCGTCTCCTACTTCGAGTGGGTGCAGGCGAAGCAGACGTACCGCTGGTCCCTCGACACCGTGGAGTCCCGCCTCCGCGAACGCATGCTCGGCGCGTGGGACGCCGTCTCCGCCGAACAGACCACCGCGGGCGGCACGCTCCGCGAGGCCGCGATGCGCATCGCCGTCGCGCGGGTCCTCGACGCGCACCGGAACCGCGGTCTGTACCCCTGA
- a CDS encoding 5-oxoprolinase subunit B family protein — MTGITAIPFGDAAVMVAGVPGPDGRARVRSIGRLLEDRTPHGVTELVAGLDSLLVRYDPLRTTAESITDLLGLLDEGVVEEAEQRGAPGRVFTIPVVFDAGAGPDLEPVAAELGQTVDRLVDDIGGTTFEVVLLAAGMAPMMEGGHFARPVRRATQPRTNVPPGSIMIAGQNAIIQPFPGPTGWRVVGRTPHVVVDIARADAAAILPGDRVRFVPVSRDEAVRLEGTFLEPDAATDAEGAAR; from the coding sequence GTGACCGGCATCACTGCGATCCCGTTCGGGGACGCCGCGGTCATGGTCGCCGGCGTCCCCGGTCCGGACGGTCGTGCCCGGGTCCGGAGCATCGGCAGGCTGCTCGAGGACCGCACCCCGCACGGGGTGACGGAGCTGGTGGCCGGCCTGGACTCGCTCCTCGTGCGGTACGACCCGCTGCGGACCACCGCGGAGAGCATCACGGACCTGCTCGGTCTCCTCGACGAGGGTGTCGTCGAGGAGGCCGAGCAGCGGGGCGCGCCGGGGCGGGTCTTCACGATCCCGGTCGTCTTCGACGCCGGCGCCGGCCCGGACCTCGAGCCCGTGGCGGCCGAGCTCGGGCAGACCGTGGACCGGCTCGTCGACGACATCGGCGGGACGACGTTCGAGGTCGTCCTGCTGGCGGCCGGCATGGCCCCGATGATGGAGGGCGGGCACTTCGCCCGCCCCGTGCGCCGTGCGACGCAGCCGCGCACGAACGTCCCGCCCGGATCGATCATGATCGCCGGGCAGAACGCGATCATCCAGCCGTTCCCCGGGCCAACCGGGTGGCGCGTCGTCGGACGGACACCCCACGTCGTCGTCGACATCGCACGCGCCGACGCCGCTGCGATCCTCCCCGGCGACCGGGTGCGGTTCGTGCCGGTCAGCCGCGACGAGGCCGTGCGCCTCGAGGGGACCTTCCTCGAACCCGATGCCGCAACCGATGCCGAGGGGGCCGCGCGATGA
- a CDS encoding TetR/AcrR family transcriptional regulator, whose amino-acid sequence MGTQRRPGGRTAAARQRVLDASLDAIAARPPRLSYDVLADLAAVNKTTLYRNWPDPADLVIEALDTDAGPPPLEPGSDLRSRLRDLAADARRWFETERNRLVVTTTLAMAQHDSRVAAAFDRYWSRRFARLGTDDPAARRAADTLAAQTMFHALVRRRAITDADIETWVEVAMSTLD is encoded by the coding sequence ATGGGAACCCAGCGACGGCCAGGTGGGCGCACCGCCGCAGCGCGGCAACGCGTGCTCGACGCGAGCCTCGACGCCATCGCGGCTCGTCCGCCGCGGCTGTCGTACGACGTCCTGGCCGATCTGGCCGCGGTGAACAAGACGACGCTGTACCGGAACTGGCCCGATCCCGCCGACCTGGTGATCGAGGCGCTCGACACGGACGCGGGTCCTCCCCCGCTCGAGCCCGGATCAGACCTCCGATCACGACTCCGCGATCTCGCGGCCGACGCCCGACGCTGGTTCGAGACCGAGCGGAACCGTCTCGTCGTCACGACGACCCTCGCGATGGCGCAACACGACAGCCGCGTCGCGGCGGCGTTCGATCGGTACTGGAGTCGACGGTTCGCCCGCTTGGGAACGGACGACCCGGCCGCTCGCAGGGCAGCCGACACGCTCGCTGCCCAGACGATGTTCCACGCGCTCGTTCGTCGGCGGGCGATCACGGACGCCGACATCGAGACGTGGGTCGAGGTGGCGATGAGCACACTCGATTGA
- a CDS encoding IclR family transcriptional regulator domain-containing protein gives MALDSGRLLRVAATSPVLSRNIVQLACLDGIGVRYVDEHLGREPFASTARPGHVRPAGSTAIGLAALSGLDPDAASAVIAALPAADVEHATAAVPEARQRGYAIDPGRVHPSVFGVAVPVTGHPGFALGVPLVEVLPHAWRVEARRYQEVVAALRAAVSVVTAAPV, from the coding sequence ATGGCGCTCGACTCCGGACGGCTGCTCAGGGTGGCGGCCACCTCGCCCGTGCTCAGTCGGAACATCGTGCAGCTCGCGTGTCTCGACGGCATCGGCGTGCGCTACGTCGATGAGCACCTCGGTCGCGAACCGTTCGCATCGACGGCGCGCCCCGGGCACGTCCGTCCTGCCGGATCGACCGCGATCGGCCTCGCAGCCCTGTCGGGGCTCGACCCGGACGCCGCCTCGGCGGTCATCGCCGCGCTGCCGGCGGCCGACGTCGAGCACGCGACGGCCGCCGTGCCGGAAGCGCGTCAGCGCGGGTACGCGATCGACCCCGGTCGGGTCCACCCGAGTGTGTTCGGCGTCGCGGTCCCGGTCACCGGGCACCCCGGCTTCGCGCTCGGTGTCCCGCTGGTCGAGGTGCTGCCGCACGCCTGGCGCGTGGAGGCGCGCCGCTACCAGGAGGTGGTGGCCGCGCTCCGCGCGGCGGTGTCGGTGGTGACGGCCGCGCCGGTGTGA
- a CDS encoding D-2-hydroxyacid dehydrogenase, with product MHSQLRVALAAPIRPEHVDLLRQLEPRITVVHEAAALPPMRFPADFSGEPSFRRTPEAAEWWRAQLRDAEALYGIPDVDPALLAAVVRENDGLRWVHTMAAGGGGQVRGAGLSTDDLERVRFTTSAGVHGTSLAEFALLGLLAGAKRLPRLRADQAAHRWPDRWVMDPVTGSTVLVLGLGGIGAEVARTAAALGVHVIGASRSGRPVNGVAEVVTVDELATILPRVDAVVSTLPGTAATEGLIDAAFFDALRPGATFVNVGRGTVVDEDALLDALRSGRVGFAALDVVAVEPLAADSPLWDLPQVLISPHTAALTVTEEERIVRLFAENARRLLDGEPLRNVVDTVEFY from the coding sequence ATGCATTCTCAGTTACGCGTTGCTCTCGCTGCGCCGATCCGCCCGGAACACGTCGACCTGCTCCGGCAGCTCGAGCCACGCATCACGGTGGTGCACGAGGCGGCGGCGCTGCCGCCCATGCGCTTCCCCGCGGACTTCTCCGGCGAGCCGTCCTTCCGCCGGACCCCGGAAGCGGCCGAGTGGTGGCGCGCGCAGCTCCGTGACGCCGAAGCGCTCTACGGGATCCCGGACGTCGACCCGGCGCTCCTGGCGGCCGTCGTCCGCGAGAACGACGGGCTGCGGTGGGTGCACACCATGGCGGCGGGTGGCGGGGGACAGGTGCGCGGGGCCGGTCTCTCGACCGATGACCTCGAGCGGGTCCGGTTCACGACGTCTGCGGGGGTGCACGGCACGTCGCTCGCCGAGTTCGCGCTGCTCGGCCTGCTGGCCGGGGCGAAGCGGCTGCCTCGGCTCCGGGCCGACCAGGCTGCGCATCGCTGGCCGGACCGGTGGGTCATGGACCCGGTAACCGGATCCACCGTCCTGGTCCTCGGTCTCGGAGGGATCGGCGCCGAGGTGGCGCGCACCGCGGCTGCACTGGGTGTGCACGTCATCGGAGCGAGCCGCAGCGGTCGTCCGGTGAACGGGGTCGCCGAGGTCGTCACGGTCGACGAGCTCGCGACCATCCTCCCGCGCGTGGACGCCGTCGTCTCGACGCTCCCCGGCACGGCCGCCACCGAAGGGCTGATCGACGCCGCGTTCTTCGACGCGCTCCGACCCGGTGCGACCTTCGTCAACGTCGGACGGGGGACCGTGGTCGACGAGGACGCACTGCTCGACGCGCTCCGCTCGGGCCGAGTTGGGTTCGCGGCGCTCGACGTCGTCGCCGTCGAACCGCTCGCGGCGGACAGCCCCCTCTGGGACCTGCCGCAGGTGCTGATCAGCCCGCACACGGCCGCCCTGACGGTGACCGAGGAGGAACGCATCGTGCGGCTCTTCGCCGAGAACGCCCGCCGACTCCTCGACGGCGAGCCGCTCCGCAACGTCGTCGACACCGTGGAGTTCTACTGA
- a CDS encoding MFS transporter, which produces MSAAERLDTTQVGVLTADGKVVRRATVAGAVGSFVEWYDYGIYGLLTTYIAISLIGGAESGALLLTNIGFLVSFVARPFGSVICGYLGDRIGRKALLSTLLLLISASTLCIGLIPSHAVIGIAAPIVLLALRVLQGFSAGGEVAGAMSFVGEYARDAVRNYSMSFIAVGSFFALLFGSTFSAVLITTLGDATMEAWAWRIPFLFAAPLGYVGFYIRRRMEETPHFEALRERKAVARNPLRTAFTSRRHIAAIVLTIFLPALNGPGYYLLFAYMPTYLKTQLGEAHNFTMVKALLVTACALVAIIIAIPLMARLSDRIGRKPVLIISAAAMAVVSYPMFVMLATGEFALAAVGAVVLAVAFSGHAAVIHTVLTEMFPTTVRYSAYSIGFSLSTIIFGGSAPLVMTAVINATGSSLVPAFASIITALITLISCFFLRETKGQPLRVE; this is translated from the coding sequence ATGAGCGCAGCAGAACGGCTCGACACGACGCAGGTCGGAGTGCTCACCGCGGACGGCAAGGTGGTCCGCCGGGCAACCGTCGCCGGCGCGGTCGGTTCCTTCGTCGAGTGGTACGACTACGGCATCTACGGTCTGCTCACCACCTACATCGCGATCAGCCTGATCGGCGGTGCCGAGTCGGGCGCGCTGCTCCTGACGAACATCGGCTTCCTGGTGAGCTTCGTGGCCCGCCCCTTCGGGAGCGTGATCTGCGGGTACCTCGGCGACAGGATCGGCAGGAAGGCGTTGCTGTCCACGCTCCTCCTGCTCATCTCCGCGTCGACTCTGTGCATCGGCCTCATCCCGTCGCACGCCGTCATCGGGATCGCGGCGCCGATCGTCCTCCTCGCCCTCCGGGTCCTGCAGGGTTTCTCGGCGGGCGGCGAGGTCGCCGGGGCGATGTCCTTCGTCGGCGAGTACGCGCGGGACGCCGTCCGCAACTACTCCATGAGCTTCATCGCGGTCGGCTCCTTCTTCGCGCTGCTGTTCGGGAGCACCTTCTCCGCAGTCCTCATCACCACGCTGGGTGACGCGACCATGGAGGCCTGGGCCTGGCGGATCCCCTTCCTGTTCGCCGCACCGCTCGGCTACGTCGGGTTCTACATCCGCCGTCGCATGGAGGAGACCCCGCACTTCGAGGCGCTGCGTGAGCGCAAGGCCGTCGCCCGCAACCCGCTCCGTACCGCCTTCACCTCGCGCCGCCACATCGCGGCCATCGTCCTGACGATCTTCCTGCCCGCTCTGAACGGGCCGGGCTACTACCTGCTGTTCGCCTACATGCCGACCTACCTGAAGACCCAGCTCGGCGAAGCGCACAACTTCACGATGGTGAAGGCACTGCTCGTCACGGCCTGCGCACTGGTCGCGATCATCATCGCCATCCCGCTCATGGCCCGACTCTCCGACCGCATCGGCCGGAAGCCCGTCCTCATCATCTCCGCCGCCGCGATGGCGGTCGTCTCCTACCCGATGTTCGTGATGCTCGCCACGGGCGAGTTCGCGCTCGCCGCCGTCGGGGCCGTCGTGCTCGCCGTCGCGTTCTCCGGGCACGCCGCGGTCATCCACACGGTGCTCACCGAGATGTTCCCGACGACCGTCCGGTACAGCGCGTACAGCATCGGCTTCAGCCTCAGCACCATCATCTTCGGTGGCAGCGCACCGCTCGTCATGACCGCGGTCATCAACGCGACCGGCAGCAGCCTCGTCCCGGCGTTCGCGTCGATCATCACGGCGCTGATCACCCTGATCAGCTGCTTCTTCCTCCGGGAGACGAAGGGCCAGCCGCTCCGCGTCGAGTGA